TTCTTTATTCGGGGTCATTCGCTTCCTCTTGTCTAATATCTTTATCTAGTATATCAAAAAAAGCTAGATTTCTCTAGCTGTGACTTTTTATGTTATACTTATTGCAAGAGAAAAAACGAGGAGATGGATATGACGAAAATAGCTCTTCTTTCAGATATTCATGGAAATACCACCGCCTTGGAGGCTGTTTTGGCAGATGCTCGGCAGCTAGGAGTGGATGAATACTGGCTTCTGGGAGATATTCTCATGCCAGGGACAGGGCGTAGAAGGATTTTGGACTTGTTGGATCAACTACCGATTACGGCTAGAGTTTTGGGAAACTGGGAAGACAGTCTTTGGCATGGTGTCCGCAAGGAATTGGATAGTACTCGTCCCAGTCAACGCTATCTCTTGCGACAGTGCCAGTATGTTTTAGAGGAAATTTCCCTAGAAGAAATTGAACTGCTCCACAATCAACCACTCCAGATTCATCGTCAGTTTGGGGATTTGACGGTGGGAATTAGCCACCATCTTCCTGATAAGAACTGGGGGAGAGAGTTGATTCATACTGGAGCGCAAGAGGATTTTGACCGCTTGGT
The Streptococcus toyakuensis genome window above contains:
- a CDS encoding metallophosphoesterase family protein — protein: MTKIALLSDIHGNTTALEAVLADARQLGVDEYWLLGDILMPGTGRRRILDLLDQLPITARVLGNWEDSLWHGVRKELDSTRPSQRYLLRQCQYVLEEISLEEIELLHNQPLQIHRQFGDLTVGISHHLPDKNWGRELIHTGAQEDFDRLVTNPSCDIAVYGHIHQQLLRYGTGGQLIVNPGSIGQPFFLDAQLRKDLRAQYMILEFDDKGLVDMDFRRVDYDVAAELQLAKDLKLPYFEVYYESLVNGIHHTHHQEFLRELAQKEGYDRELDAWLKSGNN